One genomic region from Rhodoligotrophos appendicifer encodes:
- a CDS encoding HPF/RaiA family ribosome-associated protein: protein MDTPIQISFKNLDSSEALENHIREKASKLERFHHKIVSCRVVVHTPHRSAGQGKPPMGLSLEVEVPGRTLVAKSGDGIYDTKEGSITTVVNKVFEAMERQLNEVSDIRSQQVKTHEGAGDTGKVARLFPEQNYGFIEALNSPDLYFTRNAVIDDAFDDLKVGMMVRLTRATTEGPMGPQASSVRRLSGEQVG from the coding sequence ATGGATACCCCCATTCAAATCTCGTTCAAAAACCTCGACAGCTCAGAGGCACTTGAGAACCACATCCGCGAGAAGGCTTCGAAACTGGAGCGATTTCACCACAAGATCGTCTCCTGCAGAGTGGTAGTACACACACCGCACCGAAGCGCCGGTCAGGGAAAACCTCCCATGGGACTGTCGTTGGAAGTCGAGGTTCCGGGGCGCACCTTGGTGGCGAAGAGCGGCGACGGGATCTACGACACCAAGGAAGGCAGCATCACCACGGTCGTGAACAAGGTGTTCGAGGCGATGGAGCGCCAGCTGAACGAAGTCTCCGACATCCGCAGCCAGCAGGTGAAGACCCATGAAGGCGCGGGCGACACGGGTAAGGTCGCACGTCTCTTCCCGGAGCAGAACTACGGCTTCATCGAGGCTCTGAACAGCCCGGACCTTTATTTCACGCGGAATGCCGTCATTGACGACGCCTTCGACGATCTGAAGGTCGGTATGATGGTGAGGTTGACCCGGGCCACTACGGAGGGCCCCATGGGTCCTCAGGCCAGCTCGGTCCGCCGCTTGTCCGGCGAACAGGTGGGCTGA
- a CDS encoding SpoIIE family protein phosphatase: MLLRTRVTLLVTVVFAIAFGGLVLAGLQRERLAEVPYTRIGTTGQAALWREILDDHIQPLIELADQIIADPDLQRAVAARNVSEMRSLATAWTIPRFASSELTDLQILDGNGQIVFASSTAAEPPRLLDVSTIRAVQAGAMPQGIRQIASDRFRVIAARRYPVAEQSLVLALAGSANAALKRFAAAMNADVFLLSTRGRLVEGTADGLWGELHLDLPQRVATVTQAELDGKLFAVTAIPLDDLSAGTAGLLVTVQDATESLTALRRLTMLTVGAAIIMLVVLLAGLYFYLRLSFRPLDRAVSVLGALSRGDTSANLTKESDDEIGDIATAIQGLRQNLIALNDTRRQRELQRRRQERFVRRQMENLASTLEPGAREEVLTDLRRIVAATSGALPKTEGASDQSQSMARLIREDDQLGPLAAVLQQMSGRVVDQHRRLSELVTRLREALVRETQLASLQQELAIARDLQRSVLPIDFPDRERFSVFGLMESAREVGGDFYDFFDQNDGRFAFLIADVSGKGVPAAFFMAIARTLLKAIALFENDPAVCVRQLNELLTAGNDQMMFVTLFFCVLDPATGAVEYVNAGHNPPYRVGAKGVVALDPSDDIAVAIVSDTDFTTRRLVLEPGESLVLYTDGVTEAFNDAGDQFGELRLEETLRSHLEDEPAPLARATAEAVKTFESGHDQSDDVTLLVVKYRG, encoded by the coding sequence ATGCTCCTGCGTACCCGCGTCACTCTCCTTGTCACGGTCGTGTTCGCAATCGCATTCGGCGGGCTCGTCCTGGCCGGCTTGCAGCGGGAGCGGCTCGCGGAGGTTCCCTATACGCGCATCGGCACAACGGGGCAGGCCGCTCTGTGGCGTGAGATCCTGGACGATCACATACAGCCGCTGATCGAGCTGGCCGATCAGATCATTGCCGATCCCGATCTGCAGCGAGCGGTCGCCGCTCGCAATGTCTCCGAGATGCGCAGTTTGGCGACCGCCTGGACCATTCCCCGCTTTGCGTCCTCCGAGCTGACCGATCTGCAAATCCTTGACGGGAACGGACAGATCGTCTTCGCCAGTTCAACGGCAGCCGAACCGCCGCGGCTCCTGGACGTCAGTACCATCAGGGCGGTGCAGGCGGGGGCGATGCCGCAGGGCATCCGCCAGATTGCTTCCGACCGGTTCCGTGTCATTGCGGCGCGTCGTTATCCTGTCGCTGAACAAAGCTTAGTTCTGGCGCTTGCGGGCTCCGCAAATGCGGCCCTGAAGCGGTTTGCGGCCGCCATGAATGCCGATGTCTTCCTGCTCAGCACCCGCGGCAGGCTGGTGGAGGGGACGGCCGACGGGTTGTGGGGGGAACTGCACCTGGATCTGCCGCAGCGGGTCGCTACGGTCACGCAGGCGGAGCTGGACGGTAAACTCTTTGCGGTTACAGCCATCCCCTTGGACGATCTTTCGGCAGGGACCGCAGGTCTGCTGGTCACGGTGCAAGATGCCACTGAGAGCCTCACTGCCCTGCGACGGCTGACAATGCTGACGGTCGGGGCGGCCATCATCATGCTGGTTGTCCTGCTGGCCGGCCTATATTTTTATCTTCGGCTGAGCTTCCGGCCGCTCGATCGGGCCGTGTCGGTGCTGGGTGCTCTCTCCAGGGGCGACACTTCGGCCAATCTCACCAAGGAAAGCGACGATGAGATCGGCGACATCGCCACGGCCATTCAGGGACTCCGTCAGAACCTCATCGCCCTCAACGACACCCGGCGGCAACGCGAGCTCCAGCGGCGACGGCAAGAGCGTTTCGTCCGGCGTCAGATGGAAAATCTCGCCAGCACTCTGGAACCGGGCGCACGCGAAGAAGTGCTGACGGACCTCCGACGGATCGTCGCCGCCACCAGCGGCGCACTGCCCAAGACGGAGGGTGCCAGCGATCAATCGCAATCGATGGCGAGGCTCATTCGCGAAGACGATCAACTCGGCCCCCTGGCTGCGGTCCTCCAGCAAATGTCGGGGCGAGTCGTCGATCAGCACCGCCGGCTCTCGGAACTGGTGACGCGGCTGCGAGAAGCGCTGGTTCGCGAGACGCAGCTCGCCAGCCTGCAACAGGAGCTGGCGATCGCACGGGATCTGCAGCGGTCCGTTCTTCCCATCGACTTTCCCGATCGCGAGCGGTTTTCCGTGTTCGGGCTGATGGAGTCCGCGCGCGAAGTCGGCGGCGATTTCTACGACTTCTTCGACCAGAATGACGGGCGCTTCGCCTTCCTCATCGCGGATGTGTCAGGGAAGGGCGTGCCCGCGGCCTTCTTCATGGCCATCGCGCGGACCCTGCTGAAGGCCATCGCCCTCTTCGAAAACGATCCCGCCGTCTGCGTCCGTCAGCTCAACGAGCTGCTCACCGCCGGCAATGATCAGATGATGTTCGTGACGCTGTTCTTCTGCGTGTTGGACCCCGCAACCGGGGCGGTGGAATATGTGAATGCGGGGCATAATCCCCCTTATCGTGTCGGCGCCAAGGGCGTCGTGGCCCTTGATCCCAGCGATGACATCGCGGTGGCGATCGTGAGCGACACCGACTTCACCACCCGGCGGCTGGTGCTCGAGCCCGGAGAAAGCCTGGTCCTCTATACCGACGGGGTCACCGAAGCGTTCAACGACGCGGGGGATCAGTTCGGAGAGCTGCGGCTGGAGGAAACCCTGCGGAGCCATCTCGAGGACGAACCAGCCCCGCTCGCGCGCGCCACGGCTGAAGCCGTGAAGACGTTCGAGAGCGGACACGACCAGTCCGACGACGTCACCTTGCTGGTCGTAAAATACCGCGGATAG
- a CDS encoding MFS transporter translates to MRRLEALPSWLLAGVLAVIVALCVGAGGYAMLQGAERESLPVLSEATQGGAEAVGRAVTSQIEKALGYGIPLDRLNGVTEYLKHVSDGAPQVEGLAIVDAAGKILFSTGGDIEGLNFPLQVAAQPAGSLILQVASPLVAGAVSRLEAAVAVAALLCGVLAGLGSYLFLVYHLRTAERQLAHTLALARDGHFKTAPPPIGRGIVVAALRGLDRCIEPVREAQRRLEDAAATVQAIDFDGSLKERLDPLLAEVNEQTAAGAGPSSFVARAKIAAWPASIVVGCYMAAAPFIANYAIDREWSAVSAAWWPGVVLMAEIAAVSIAALGASRLPGHVRHACGWAGLVLAGIATAFVAWSHSYLLFVLLRACAGAGLGLFLAAALNSASLSKPIVRLTVFAALCAGPLLGGLVGEAVGRRMGFLAIGCGLVLSAALMPLLRNRPGVDAPHPHGAELSGWLAAASLGAIGGAVILVWIPSGPGYDDYLTGGLATALTGLVCLAAIFGGRTERGVAFGGLPAGMIAGIVVLGLSGGYTVNDLIAPVAVGLVLAMASHFTSRARPAAGAD, encoded by the coding sequence ATGCGGCGGCTTGAGGCGCTCCCATCCTGGCTGTTGGCGGGCGTGCTCGCTGTGATCGTCGCGCTCTGCGTCGGTGCAGGCGGCTATGCCATGTTGCAGGGAGCCGAGCGAGAGAGCCTTCCGGTGCTCTCGGAGGCGACTCAGGGAGGCGCCGAGGCGGTTGGCCGGGCCGTCACCAGCCAGATCGAGAAGGCGCTGGGCTACGGAATTCCCCTCGACCGGTTGAACGGCGTTACCGAGTATCTCAAGCACGTCTCTGACGGGGCGCCGCAGGTTGAGGGTTTGGCCATCGTCGATGCGGCAGGAAAGATCTTATTTTCCACGGGTGGGGACATCGAGGGGCTCAATTTTCCCCTTCAGGTCGCGGCGCAGCCGGCAGGAAGCTTGATTCTTCAGGTGGCATCCCCCCTGGTTGCCGGCGCGGTTAGCCGGCTTGAAGCCGCCGTCGCCGTCGCAGCCCTTCTCTGCGGCGTGCTGGCAGGGCTCGGGTCCTACCTGTTTCTCGTCTACCATCTCAGAACTGCAGAGCGTCAGCTTGCCCATACCCTTGCCCTGGCGCGAGACGGGCATTTCAAGACCGCACCACCCCCCATCGGCCGCGGCATCGTCGTCGCTGCCCTGCGCGGGTTGGATCGCTGCATCGAACCGGTCCGAGAGGCCCAGCGGCGTCTAGAGGATGCCGCTGCCACGGTCCAGGCCATCGATTTCGACGGAAGCCTCAAGGAAAGGCTGGATCCCCTTCTCGCTGAGGTCAACGAGCAGACTGCGGCAGGCGCGGGGCCGTCGTCCTTCGTGGCCAGGGCCAAGATTGCCGCATGGCCGGCTTCGATCGTGGTCGGTTGCTACATGGCGGCCGCCCCCTTCATCGCGAATTATGCCATCGATCGGGAATGGTCAGCCGTGTCGGCGGCGTGGTGGCCTGGCGTCGTCCTCATGGCGGAGATCGCAGCCGTGTCGATCGCGGCGCTAGGTGCCAGCCGTCTCCCGGGCCATGTGCGACACGCTTGTGGGTGGGCCGGATTGGTCCTGGCGGGCATCGCCACCGCGTTCGTTGCCTGGTCCCATTCCTATTTGCTGTTCGTGCTGTTGCGCGCCTGTGCCGGCGCAGGGCTGGGGCTGTTCCTTGCTGCAGCGCTGAACAGCGCCAGTCTCTCCAAGCCTATCGTCAGGCTCACCGTGTTTGCCGCTTTATGCGCCGGGCCCCTGCTCGGAGGGCTTGTCGGAGAGGCGGTGGGCCGACGAATGGGGTTCCTCGCTATCGGCTGCGGTCTCGTTCTCTCCGCCGCACTGATGCCGCTGCTGCGGAACCGCCCTGGCGTTGACGCTCCTCATCCGCATGGAGCCGAGCTCTCGGGCTGGCTGGCTGCGGCCTCCCTCGGCGCAATCGGCGGTGCAGTCATTCTCGTCTGGATCCCAAGCGGTCCGGGCTATGACGATTATCTCACCGGAGGCCTTGCGACTGCGCTGACTGGCCTGGTCTGCCTGGCGGCCATTTTCGGTGGGCGCACGGAAAGGGGTGTTGCGTTTGGCGGACTGCCCGCGGGGATGATCGCAGGCATCGTGGTGCTCGGCCTCTCCGGCGGCTACACTGTCAATGACTTGATCGCGCCGGTGGCCGTGGGTCTGGTCCTGGCGATGGCAAGCCACTTCACTTCCAGAGCGCGGCCAGCGGCGGGGGCTGACTGA